The Algoriphagus halophilus sequence GGAGGAAGTTCCTGTCAATAAAGATTTTTACGAGATGGGTGGAAATTCACTCCAAAGTATTCGAATCATCGCAAGATGCAGAGACATTGGGATAAAGGTTACTCCAGCTCAATTTTTACGCTATTCCACAGTGGAATCGCTGGTGAAGTCTATCCATCATGAAGCCTATCAGAGACCCGAAAACACGCTTGAATTGGAGGTTTTAAAGGTTTGGGAAACCTTTCTCAAACAAAAATTGATTGGGGTGAAGGACAGTTTCCAAAAAAATGGAGGATCCGATTTTGAGTGGAAGCAGGTGGAAAATGAGTTAAATTCCATTTTTACATTTAAGGATCCAATCCATATAAATGACTCAATTCAAGATATTTCAAAGAAAATTCTTGCTAATAATCATTTAGTTGAATTTGAGTCAATAAATATTAGAAGGGTCATTCCTATAAAAACAACCGGTCAAAAATCGCCTCTATTTTGTATTCATAGCGAATTCTATTATGAAACAGTGTATAGTCAATTGACTAGGCATATGCCTGCCGAGTATCCGGTTTACGGTATATTATCGGTAAGTCCTGAATTGATCAAGAATTCCGTCCCAAGGAATATTGAAGAGATCGCCAGTTTGTGTTTGGAAGAAATCCGATTGATTCAACCCAAAGGACCTTACCGAATTTTATCCTATTCTATCGGGAATGTAGTTGCCTTCGAGATTGCTAAACAAATGCTAGAGGCAGGGGAGCAGGTAAATCTGATCATGATTGATCCGCCGCTGTTTTTTGATAAATCCAGGACATTTGGAAAAGGAGGTTATAAAAAGCTATTTACCTATTTGGACTACTGGAAGAATCCGGGGCAATTGCTGGAAAAAGTTCGTAAAAAGGTAAGAAAAGATCCTAAACCTCCTGTATTGATTCAAGATACAGGCTTATTGAAAAAGTATTTACTCTCTTATAAGCCTGAAAAAATAGCCTGTGATACCTTACTTATAACCACACCCAGGGAATTTAAACATACTTATGAATGGGATCCCTTATTGAATATCGTGGATCGTGAGAAAATTCAAGGACCACATCTTAAATTGATGCGAGAACCTTATGCGGGCCAACTAAATGAGGCAATTGTACGGAATCTCAAAAAATGGGATGAAGAAAAGAAAACGATGGATTCATGAAAGTTGATTTATGGCTTGCCAAACTGGATGAGGTGCCCGAAGAGGATGGGAGGGATCTTGCAAGAGAAGAAATGGAGCGTGCAGATCGTTTTGTTCGGCCTGAGTTAAAAATGCGGTTCCTCAAACGAAGAAGCATTTTGAGAAAATTACTATCCGAGTATCTTGACATAAAACCTAATGAAATAGTTATTAATCAAACGATTCTTGGAAAGCCATATGTAGAAAATCCTAAAGCTCAAATTTTTTTTAACATATCACATTCCAAAGACTGCGTGCTGTATGGTTTCTCGAATGAATCAGAAGTTGGTGTAGATATAGAATTCTTGGATGAGGAGATTGAAGCAGAGCTCATCTCAAACCATTTTTTT is a genomic window containing:
- a CDS encoding 4'-phosphopantetheinyl transferase family protein, translated to MKVDLWLAKLDEVPEEDGRDLAREEMERADRFVRPELKMRFLKRRSILRKLLSEYLDIKPNEIVINQTILGKPYVENPKAQIFFNISHSKDCVLYGFSNESEVGVDIEFLDEEIEAELISNHFFASEEISLIQNSKGKLKSEAFFRLWCIKEAYIKLVGKGLTFPLDQVLVKDTMEKPRLEIPAVTNDQPFESLSCIYSNWLPNFGIGVVVQGNHLEIEYKQYRG